The Toxotes jaculatrix isolate fToxJac2 chromosome 14, fToxJac2.pri, whole genome shotgun sequence genomic interval AGCCAAAAGAACCAAAACTACATTCTGTAAGACAAAGAAACCAGAGCTTTGCCctcacagagaaaacaataaTATAAGCTCTCTAATCTAATTTGTGAGATAAACATaacagtctttttttattctaagaTTTTATTATCCctaaaacatttcttttaaatgtcttaaatCCAAAATGTGACTCTTACTGTGTTTCATGGAATTTTCTGGGTATTTCTGTGATAACAGAACAGACCAATGTCACTGACACTCAGCATCTTCAATTATTTATTACAggacctttatttatttatttatttagttaggTTTCCCCCCATATGTATCATGTTGGACTCTTCCCATCTACCCAGCATgccttgcagcagcagcagtctgttcTCTGTTGGAGCTGCTGATGTTGGAGGAAAATGCGTAGCAGGAAACACAAAGATGGAGCAAACCATTTGAGGAACAGCAGCTCCAGCCACACAGCACCGACTCTGCCTGGACATGTCTGTTACATGTCTGTTACATGTCTGTGACATGTGTGTgacattcatacacacgtttTCAGCAGATTTAAGTTGCACAGGTTCTTGTAATTTGAGGCCTGTCTTTTGTTATTCTCCCTTTTTAGGTTCATTTTACTTTAGTGCCTCTTATTACAGGTGTGATGCCCTGTGTTGACTTTACAGTAATCTTATTGTTATACTAATATTATTATTGCcctgtatttttaaataaataatatgttcTAGCTCTAACGGAACTGAAGTATTTCCATGTAATATTCTTGTGTTGTTCTAACTTACAGTGatgaagctgcttttttttcctcgtaTTTTCAGGAATCTCTTGAGCTTGATTTTGCTCTTGTGTTTCATATTCTGTCTAATCTCTTTAATGTTCTCGTAAAAACGGTTATCAACATGTCTGTAATACTTCCATAATGTCTTATAATGACAATGTAAAGGCTTCACGCTATTTTTGGCTGCGACATTCCTTTAATATTTCCACGATAACTCGGAGTATGTGTGGTATTTCTGTTGGTATCGCTTTaatgtgataaataaaaactataacTAAAATACGTGAGGAGGAAAATTCAGCTTGAATTTAACAAAACGCAGTTTGGACGTAACTTATTACAATTTATAAccaaataactgaaaaaaatgtttctctgcataaaataaaactggaacTAAAATGACTGCAGCTGCTTAAACACGTTACTCGTTCTGTACTTTCTATCTTTGAACAGATCTCAGCAGGATTTACTGCACAAACCcagacaaaggaaaaataacgggactgaactgaactcaccggctctttttcttttggtttcgGTTCcggaagtttaaaaaaaaagtcttcttcCGACTGAGAGATTAAACTTTTGgactctgcttcttcttttcttggCTTTAGATGTAAATTCTTGGTTTTTCCTCCGTgttgaataaaaacaaacagaccagAGAAGCTCGGAGCTCCGCCGCTGTCACCGAGCCTCGcccacacacaggaaacaccaGCGCCtgtcaaattaaaacacagacaataCAGGTTCCGCCCAGGGTTTTCAAAGTAAATGCACGACGTCCAAGCTGCGTATTAAGTACAAATCTAATATACTTcataatattttacattatctCAACTCACCTTGTCTCCTGTCTCCAACGTTTATTTTGAAGGGTAAGTACCACGACTTCCGGCGTAAGCTTGATTTACTTGACAATGTGTAAACGAAAACAGGACTTTCCCTAAAACCTccacagaaaaatgaaaccatCTCTGTGGTGGttgatttttcttctgtctgctctgcagcaTCGGGTGGCCTTTACTTTGATCAAATGAttcaaaattattattaagttTTTCTTCAAAGGTTTCAAAGTTATTTGTTAAttagaataaaaaatatttattttatgttcataaagacaaaaaatttacaatttttttttccataaaaaacTAAAGctacaaaataaataagtgttGAACAAGATAAAGACCAAAATCAATCCACTGTTCAGCCTGAAATGTTGatggttattattattgttactgcTGGACCGAAGCCGTGCACATACAGAGAGAATGtctttgaaataaaaagaaagctTATTTTCTAAGAAAGTACTTTAAAGTTTGAACGGTCGAGCATCATGAGACTCGAGAAGTTCAAAACACCGGAGTCGAGTTTTTGTTGTGGCTCAGGTGCCTGGTGGGTGCTGAGGCTAAGTGAAGGGCCCAGTGGCGGGCTCTGGGATGTTGGTGGCGTGCATGTCACGCGTCATGTTGGACTTCTCTTTGAGTTTGGCCTGCAGCAGTGTGTGCTCGACGACACCGAGCCTCACGTCCATCTGAACGATTTCCTGCTTCAGCTTCGTCAAACTCTGCTTGATCTTCACCACCGGAGCTGAGGgacggacagagacaggaggTCAGCGTGTTGGGGAACGTGAGATCTGAATAATAATGTGAGGGGACAACCCGGGTTCAATGAGAGTTCCAGAGACTCACCTCCATCAGACATGCTGCTgcctttctcctccatctcctgcttcaccttctccagctcctcgctgatctgaagcacagaaacacagatcaggtcacaaacactgaagaaaagGATGAAATCCAGCGAACTGTCACAATAACCTGATCAGGAATCAACAGAAACTGACGTCATTCCTTCATCTTCCATAAGAAGCGTGGTGAAACATCTAAAGGCCAAAGTAAAAGACTTTACTATTCATGTAAAGTCACACAGTCTGAAACCATGAGGATGTTTCTACTGATGGGAGATCTTTGTTCACATGGTCATGACTCCTGGGTGGTTAAACTGCTGCGCGATGCGTTCACTGACCTCAGCCAGGACTCTGGTCCTTTCGGTGACTCCTCCACTGGCCTGGTGGTATCGCTCCTTGGCCTGGTGGAGAAAAGATGGTGCTTCAAACTCTTTTCCaaaaacagatttcagttttcttttatgTTACATGAGTTGTATTCACCACATGTGAAACAGCTGCAATATGaaatctaaatgtaaatgtatttcagGACAGACCAACATTTTGTACACGAGCTGGaagctgaaatgttttattcGACGTACGCGTGTGAGACGTGCTGGGATCAAACAACGCAGCGTTTATGACGTTTGAAATTGTCTCTAACCACACACACGTATTACCATTATAATAAAAATCTCTATTTTTATGGCGCTTTTAAAACTCAAGTTACAAATGGCTTCTCACAGGGCAGCAAATTAAAAACTAGACCAGGATACAACAGGGCAGCGACATGAAACCAGAACCATAAGATAAAAGATGAAACCAATTCCAGTGAAGGACGACAAAGGAAATTAACAagggattaaaaacaaataaaaatccaatAACATAAAGTAAACACTCAAATAAAATTAGGATAGGCTGACTGTAAACCCTCTGTCCCCTTCAGTTTTCAGTTGGGTAACAGATAAACAACCTCTGCCTGACAATCTAACACTACATACTGGCTCCTATGGCACTAAAAGgtcataaacataaacaacataaacaggAAGAAAGGCCCTGAACAGATCTATGGATTCTAAAACATACTGGGAGCCACTGTAGAGGCTAAAACAGGAGAGGCGTGGTCACACCTCTTGGCTCTGGCTAAAGCCTGGCAGCTGATTCTGTCTCAGGTCGATCAATAAATGTTTGGCTAAGACAAGTAAAGACGCTTTTGCAATAATCAAGgcatgaagaaataaaagcatgaaaaatggtctctgtctctttaagaGTAAAGAAAGAtcatatttttgaaatatttctaaAACGATAAAAACAGGATTGGACCAACTTCAAGCTGTGCTGCTTAAAACTTTACTATCAAATTATTACtatcaaataaaacactgaggTGTTTCACAACCTGCGTGTCTTAACTGACACAGTGAAggcaaaatatttttaacacGCTAGTCTTTCTGATGCGTTACATCCTGCCACCTGACATCCTGCCACCTGACATCCTGTCACCTGACATCCTGTCACCTGACATCCTGTTGTCTGGTTACAGGTGCGAGCTGCAGTTCGTAGCTGCAGGTGAGTGCTTGGCGTTTACCTCGCTGAGTTTGGCCTGAGCGGTGCGGTACTCCTGGATCAGATGTTCAAGCTGGTTGTTGAtgtatttctctctgctgctcacctTCTCCAGAGTCTTACCGACGTCCTCCTGCAGTTTGTCCAGGTGGCTCTGCAGAGACATTCATTCATCCAGTCAGTCAAAAGAATGCAGTAACATGTTCCTCACTGGACAAAAGCAAAAATGGTAACAGACAGATCACTTAGAGCATCTGTACGATGAGAGCACTGATACTTTGTGCAGGGAACTGATGGTGCTCGTACTGTAGTATTCTGACATATGGATTCTGGACGCTGTGATGAAGGCACCACACAGCTGAAGATCCTTAAACATGTAAGTGTGCAGAGGTTATTCAGGGTGGACTGTCCCCAGTaagtgaaagaagaaacagagcGGAAAATATTGTTACAGCCCAGCAGGTGGCgctaaagacagaaagacagacactgcAGTTACACAGTCATCACTGCTGCTATGGATCGAGGTCTTTGAACACACCTTGGCCTCTTTGAGCGAAGACTTGATTCCATCTCTGTGCTGATGCATCTGGTCCACGTGGATCCTCCAGTCCTGCAGACAGCACACAGACCACAGATCAGTCAGAGTCACttaaaacaagcacaacaacaaacacacacacacacacatcagcacatcaCACCTTTTGTCACTGACGCTGGGCGCcatctttattttaaaaggaaaatatcaCAACAGTTTGACTCGTGTGACGTAGCCGTAGATGATGAGACGTCCCCACAATGTGTGTATGATGTGTCCATAAATGTGTCATGTGTCAAATGTGTCAACATTTTACAAATAGAAGAACCAGCTGAAGCTGATCCAGGATCAGAGAGCCAGTATCACCTATAACCTCCTGAAAACAGGTGGTGTTCACCTGAGCCTGTACCTTGTTGTCTGTCCTGATAGTGACTTTGAGCTGAGGCAGGACTCGCTCCACCTCCAGGTTCCACTCTGCTGCATCAACCGTCGACTCCAGAATCTCGTCTGGTTTGGAGGAAGGTTCTGCTTCCTGTTAGAGAACAAACAGCAGGGTAAGTGAGGAACTGGAACCGGAATCATTCAGTAATTTGAGGGAATTTAAACCGTGATATTTCCAGGTGAACTCACAGTGTGAGTCGTCCGTAACTTCAGAGCCTCCAGATCCATCACgttctcctcctcatcatcaggCTCCTCCTGAgtttacacaaacactcagcagttaccaaaacagagctacaaCAGGTTCTAATAACAATCCTACAAAGTTTACACCGCACTGACCTTTTGTCAAGAAACGTGAAGAaaaatatctatctatctatctatctatctatctatctatctatcatagACACATCATTTCTGAATGACATCATACTTCACATTCTGCTCAATTTAAACTGTATTCAAAGAAAAGTCCTTTCAGTTTTAGGTGTAACAGCAGTTACcaaaaaaaactaacaacaacaaataaaccaaCACCCAACTCTGATcataatattaaaaacagatgataaaacacacaaatccagCTGGAACTGAAAAGGTAAAAAGCATGAGAGCTTAAACACTTAGACTGAGGAGTACTGACAAAAAACGGGAAAGAAGTTCAGTAAAGTTAGGACACCTA includes:
- the ift57 gene encoding intraflagellar transport protein 57 homolog, producing the protein MADDGRRGDEDDRGPGAAHQVFVVMESLVEKLKVMNYEVEVLAKHNMRNLSRHYFVSSPYLASNPGEQFYMFTIIAAWLINAAGRPFTEPQEHDEPNATVSNILAELRAFGVKVDFPPSKLKSGSGEYVCLVLDRLAEEALRRRGFSFRRPNYPTETTEEESVIEDDAELTLSKVEEEMFEEPDDEEENVMDLEALKLRTTHTEAEPSSKPDEILESTVDAAEWNLEVERVLPQLKVTIRTDNKDWRIHVDQMHQHRDGIKSSLKEAKSHLDKLQEDVGKTLEKVSSREKYINNQLEHLIQEYRTAQAKLSEAKERYHQASGGVTERTRVLAEISEELEKVKQEMEEKGSSMSDGAPVVKIKQSLTKLKQEIVQMDVRLGVVEHTLLQAKLKEKSNMTRDMHATNIPEPATGPFT